DNA sequence from the Leptospira limi genome:
ACCTGGAATCGATACTGAATCCATCCATATCGTTTATGAAGGAACTCAAGAAACTCTCTATAACCAAAACAAACAAAGGGAAGTGTTACAAAAAACCATCCAATACTTGGCTGAATCATTGTACATTCCCAAATCCAATTTTGACATTATTTCCAAAAAAGGAATTTTCACTCACAACCAAGCCAAACGTAGGTTTGGTGGATTTGTGGATTTTTCACCCTGTGGAAGTGAGTTAGCACTCAATCAAATCCTCAAAGAAATTGGAGGGACCTTTTATGAAGAGGATGATTGGAAAGATCGATTTGTTACAGGTTGGGTTTTAAAAAAAGAGAACAAAGACCTTTTGAAGGAATCATTCCATCCAACCAATGGACGAGGGATCACCAAAGCGGAAAAAATCATCTTTACCCAATTAGAAAAAACAGACAAAGGTTTCACACCTGAAGAATACAGGGTGAAGTATACGTTCCGCGGGAAAATCAAACCAAGTTGTGTGGTCTTACATTATACTGCGATTCCAGATTACTTTCGATCTCTTCGAACCTTAGAAGCAAGGAACCTCACTGCATCCATCATGGTTGATACAAATGGAAAAGCCTACCAACTTGTGGATGTGATTGAAGACCGAGCGGCCGCAGCCACCGGGACAAATGACAATTGTATCCAAATCGAAATTGTTGCCAAAGACACAGAAGAATTACTCAAACAACCAGAACAAATCCAAAAAGTAAAAGACCTTGTATTAGAACTAACATCTAAATACAAAATTCCTTTATCCAATGAAAGGTTGGAAGATTTGAGTGGAGTTTTTAGCCATACCCAAGCCAAAAAAAAATGGGGTGGTTCGATCTTCCTGAATGCAAAAGACTTTGATCCAGGGGAAGAATATATGGAGCTCATCTTAAATTCGATTGGTGGGAAATACTTTCCAGAACCAGAATGGAAAAATCGAAGTGCTATGGACTGGGCGATTTTATACCGCAATTTTCAACCATAATAAGGAAAATCCGATGAAACAACTATTCAGCATTTTTACTCTTGGAAGTTTACTATTCTTAATCCATTGTAAGTTTAACCAACCAAACTATCACCTTACTTTACAAGAAGCTGAATACCGATACGAGACCATTGAAAATATAAAATACAATTTAGAAATCAATCTCTCACCTAAAGAAAGTTTTACGGGGAAAGTTAACATCCAGTTTGTTGGAAAAAAAATCAGAGACTTACGTTTGGATTATTTCCAAGGAGAAATCAAATCCATCATTTTGAATGGAGAGGCGCTTACTGATTTTGAATATAAAAAAGGACAAATCCAACTTCCTTCGAATCGATTGATGATTGGAAACAACACAGTTTCTGTTTCCTTTGAAACACCTTATGCCAAAACGGGGAATGGACTCCACAAATTCCTAGACCCTGACGATAAAGAAACATATATCTACTCACAATTTGAAGCATTCCACGCAAATAAAATGTTTCCATGTTTTGACCAACCAGATCTAAAGGCAACCTTCCAACTCCAAGTAACAGCACCAAAAAATTGGAAAGTAATCTCCACAACTCTTCCCACATCACAAAACAAATCGGAAAATCCAGAAGAAGTCTTACACCAATTCCCTGAATCGAAAAAAATTTCAACTTATGTGTTTTCCTTACACGCAGGTCCATACCAAGTTTGGGAAGACAAGGCTGAATCCATTCCACTTCGCCTTTTTGTTCGTAAATCTCTCGCGAAATATGTAGAGCCAAAAGATTGGTTTACGTTTACAAAAGAAGGATTTGCTTTTTTTAATTCTTACTTCGGGATTCCTTATCCATTCGAAAAATACGACCAAGTCATTGTGCCTGAATTTAATTTTGGAGCCATGGAAAATGTAGCGGCCGTTACCTTTTCGGAACGATTTGTCTCACGTTCTCCGATGACACGTTCACAAAGAGAAAATTTATCCGATGTGATTTTACATGAAATGGCACATATGTGGTTCGGGGACTTAGTCACAATGAAATGGTGGAATGGACTCTGGTTAAACGAAAGTTTTGCTACTTACATGGCAAGTTTAGCCCAAGCTAAAAATTCCGAATTCCAAGAAACATGGATTAGTTTTTTTGAAAAAATGAAACAATGGGCTTATGAAGAAGATGGTTATAGCACAAACCATCCAGTAGAAGCAAAGGTAAATGATACCGAAGAAGCATTTACACAGTTTGATGGCATTACCTATGGAAAAGGTGCTTCTGTAATCAAACAATTAGTGTTTTTTATAGGGGAAGAAAGTTTTCAAAAAGGAGTTCAAAACTATTTACGAAAATACTCTTATTCCAATTCTACTTTACTCGATTTTTTAAAAGAACTCGAATTTGTGAGTGGGTTCTCTATGAAAAAATGGTCCAAAGATTGGTTAGAGACTAAAGGTACAAATCAAATTGAACTCACAACCGTTTGTGCAGATAATCATCTATATGGAAAAATTATCCAATCAGCTCCTGGACCTGAGAACAAACTACGTGATCATAAAACAATTTTAGGTCTCTATTTTTTTGATAAAACCAACAAACAAGTTTCATACGAACAATTCCCTGTTGTTTATTCCGGTAGATCGAGTGAAGCCATTCTAGAAGTAAAATCCTGCCCTGATTATGTTTTGTTCAATGCCGAAGATCATGACTTTGTGATTTGGAAATGGACAGATGTTAATAAACAAAATTTAGAATTTGTATTGGAGTATGACAAAGACCCAATGCGAAAACTTATCTTATGGACTGACTACTTCAGACAAGTTTCACTTGCAAACATCACATTCGATGAATTTAAAGACAGTTCAGTTCGTTTGTACCAAATCGAAACTGATACAAAAATCAAACGATGGATTTTATCCAAGTTAGCGAGTGATAACGGTTATACATACCTAACTAGCCGATTTTGGTTTCCAGAATCCAAACGTAACGCGAATTTAGATTCCTTACAAAATTTTCTTTTAGATGAGTTAAAAAAAGTAAAAGCGGGAAGTGATGAACAAAGGTATTTATTTCTGTCACTCATCGATTCAACTTATACCGAAGTGAGCCAAAAAAGATTATATGATATTTTGGAGAATAAACTCAGTTTTTCAGGCCTAAAACTCGATCAAGACTTACGTTGGAGTATGATCATCAAACTTAGTTCTCTCGAACAAGACCGAAATAAAATTCAATCCTTCATTGATCGTGAAAAAAAATTGGATCCTTCCAGTCGAGGTGTGAATTCAAGTTTAGCAGCAGAAGCTTCAGAACCAAATCCAGAAGTTAAACAAAAATGGATTCAAGTCTTATTAAATCCAAAGACTAGTAACCTTTCCTCTTCTACACTTAGAGTGGTTTCCTATTCTTTATTTCCAGAATACCAAAAAAACATCCAACTTCAATTTTTAGACCAATACTTTGATGCTTTGGACAAGTTCCAACATACAGATGATGAAAACTACTTGGATGCATTTGCAAAAAGTTTAACACCCGATTTTTGTACGGATGAAACTTTATTAATCTTAAAAAAATTCACAAACAATCACCCAAAATTGCCAGTACCAGTGAAAAAAACCTTACTAAAACAAATCGATTCAGAGAAGAAATGCATTCAAATGAAATACAAACATAAAGAATTAATGACTCAATAAAGGATCAAACTTTGGTTCAAAAAAAAATATTATTGAGTTTCATATTGTTGATTCTACTTCAGCTGTTTTTTGTTAGTTGTGCATCACCAGGATTTGGTCCAAGGGGATTTATTTTTACAAAAACAAAAATCGGCGTATTTGGTACAGGAGAACCTTCTAAAAGACGAGTCACTTCCTGTGTCCATTCCATTCTTGGATTATTTTCATTTGGAAATGCATCCTTTGAATTTCTAAAATCTAGGTCCAAAATCCAAACTGTCACTGAAACCAATTGGACAACTCTTGTTGTACTTGGTGTGTATGCCAACCTATGTGTTGAGATCTCTGGAAACGAGTGAAAGTGAAACTTCAAAAGATTCAATTTTATTTTGTCTTTTTGATCCTCTTAGGATACCTTAGCTCTTGCGCTAATTTAGGCCAACCACAAGGTTTAGGTCCAACAGGGCTTCTATATGCTTCCTATACAATTGCTGTTTCGGAAAGACCTCTCCCTAAACAGTCATTAAAACAAGGAAAAGCATGCTTAAAACGGATTGGATTCTTTTATGTGACGGGAGATGGTAGCATTTTATCAGCAGCACAAGAGGGAGGAATCCAAGAAGTGTTCCGAATCGAAAAAGAGGCAACGAATTACCTCTCTCTCTATTCTACTTTATGTACGGTTGTTTGGGGGATTTAGTTCTTTTTACGAACCACTTTATCTAACATATCTGGATAATCGGATATAATTCCATCAACACCACAAGTTACCAAACGATTCATTTCCTTTTCGGTATTAACCGTCCAAGGAATCACCATCATCCCTTTGTCATGAGATGTTTTGACAAATCTTGGTGTTACATATAAAAAATATGGTGAAACGATATCTGCTTGTTTCTCTATTGCTAAACCAAGAATTGTCTCCCTATATCCATTCCCAAGTCCAATGGTCATTAAAAATCCTTGGAAGTATGTTGGTACGAACAACGCACTAGTTTTAATTTTTGAATTCTTTAGTTTCGACACTGAAAGTGTTCTCATATCAAATGATTGGATTGTCGAACGCTCTACCACTTTATATTTTTCTATGATTTGAATGAGTTTTTCAGTATGTTCTTTGACTAAACTATCAGGTGCGGATCCATCATCTGGAAATTTGGTTTCGATATTGAATTCATAAACTTCTTTCGTTTTTTTTTCGTGTTTCAAAACTAATTCAAAAAATTCTTCGAGTGATAAAAGTTTTGTTCCAGGTACAGGAATTTGTTTTGGAAAATTAGGATTTTGTTTAGAACCACAATCTAATGCTTGTAATTCAGCAAGTGTAAGTTCATATAATGATTTTTTTTGGATTTGAGTTCCATCAACATTTTGGCAAATGACTGGATTGGTATCAGAATCATGATGGATGACCACACGTTTGTCTTTTGTTAAAACGGTATCTAATTCTAAAGTAACCATTTTATATTTGATTGCTTCTTCAAACGCCGGCCATGTATTTTCTGGTTTTAATCCGCGTGCACCACGGTGTCCCTGTAAGTCGATGTCTTTACGCAAACGATTGGGAGTTTCAACTGTAGCACAATTCACAACTAACAAACTAAAAAAACTCACGGCTATGTAGAGTTTACTAAATGAGAGAATCAATTTCATCAAAGGTTACCTGCTTTTGCAAAATTCCATTGATTTATTTTATTGCATCAAGTAAGAAAAAAGTTTCGATTTTACAAAAAAAATGAAATGATTCGCAGATTGAAAAATTGAATGGATTGTTTCTTTTTGTCTTCTTTTGCCAGTCTCAAAAAGGAAAAGAATGGAAAAAACGAGCACACCACCTACGGTAACATCGGTGGTGGCTCCAGAAAGGAAATTTAGCGTAATTTCAGCGTAACGCAAATTTTCCAATCTAAGTCAACCTTATCCATGCGAATCTTATTCATCCAAACCGTTCTTAACGTTTTTGGAGCCTTTTCAGAACGTAAATAACGTTTTTTTACAATTTTTTTTGGGAACTCATGGAAAAAGTAAATCATTTCAGAAATTATAGAGAGAGAAGAAATCTCACACGCATTCAATTATCAGAAAAATTGAATATTCCAAGATCAGCCATTGAGTTATTGGAATCAGAAGAGTGGATCCGCTCTAAATTTGATTATGTCGTTTTAGTCTCTAAAGAGCTTGGTCTATCACTCATTGATCTCATTCGAAATGAATTTGATTACGATTTAGAAAGAGAATTTTTTAATGAGGAAGAATTTGAAGAAATTGTCGCTCGTTATGCCAATGCGAGAGTCACTTTGATACTTTCGGAACTCAAACTTTTCTGCCGGAATGCCAAAGTACGGTTAGATGATTTTGATGTGACAGAACTTTCCTTTTCGATGGGAAGTTTGCACAAACTCATCACACTCAATCAAAAATTGGAACGTGGTGAAATTAGCACAAAGGATGCACTTGTTGAATTTCCACCGAAGTGGGGAAAATTTAGCAACCGAAGTAACTAGAGAAAAATTCGAAACGAAACCTGTGGACTAAACCACAAGTTCGTCTTCTCCCGCACGAGCCACAACGATCTCGCCCGCTTCTTCCAGTTTACGGATGATGTTTACAATTTTTTGCTGAGCGTCTTCCACGTCTTTCAAACGGACAGGACCCATAAAGTCCATATCCTCTCGGAGTAAGTTAGCAGCACGTTTGGACATGTTTTTAAAGATTTTATCTTGTACTTCGGAATCTACGGACTTGAGTGCTTTCGCCAAATCTGTGTTATCGACTTCACGCATTACCTTTTGGATCGCACGGTCATCGAGTAAAACGATATCTTCGAATACGAACATCCGTTTTTTGATCTCTTCGGCAAGTTCCGGGTCTTCTTCTTCCAAGGCTTCGATGATGGTTTTTTCTGTTCCACGGTCTACTAAGTTCAAAATTTCCACCACAGAATCAATACCCCCAGCAGAGGTATAATCTTCAGAAGCAAGTGTAGAGAGTTTACGCTCTAACACGCGTTCTACCTCGCGAAGTACGTCTGGTGACACACGGTCCATCGTTGCAATCCGTTTGGCCACTTCCGCTTGGATTTGGTGTGGAAGGTTCGATAAGATATTGGATGCTTTTTGCGGATCCAAATAGGATAAAATAAGGGCGATGGTCTGAGGGTGTTCCCCCTGGATAAAGTTGAGAAGGTGAGCCGGGTCTGTTCTTCGAATGAAGTCAAAAGGCCTTACTTGTAAGGACGAAGTGAGCCGGTTAATGATATCAATGGCTTTTTGGTTCCCGAGTGCTTTTTCAAGTAGTCCCCGTGCAAAGTCAATACCACCATTGGTGATAAACTCTTGTGCCATCATGAGTTCATTGAACTCAACGAGTACCTTCTCTTTGTCTTCAGGAGTGATCTTATCTAAACGAGCAATTTCGAACGTGATTTGTTCGATCTCGTCTTCACGAAGGTGTTTAAAGATTTCGGAGGCCACTTCGTTTCCAACCGCAACCAAAAAGATGGCGGCCTTTTGTCTTCCTGTGAGCGATGGCTTCTTATTGATCATACTTCGTCCCGAAATCCGTACTACTTAGTTTATCGGCGGACTCTGAAAAAAACAATGAGATTTATTCTTGAGAGAAATTTCCTACCTTCTGCCAAATTTTGTTTCTCACTGGATACGGGAATTTTTTATGTTGACCGGTCTATTATTTTTTTAACGAATGGGTTTTGTGGGCAAAAAAGGAAGTGTTACCAAACAAAGGATCATTGAGGTCATGGCCGGACTTTTGGAAGAAAACGGGTATGAAGCAACAGGCCTTAGCGAATTGGGAAGGGAAACAGATACTCCCAAAGGTTCACTGTACTTTCACTTTCCTGGTGGGAAGGAGGAACTGACAAGTCTTTCCATCTTACACTCAGGAGAACAATTAAATGAATTTTTTAATTTCATACTCTCAAAAAGTGAAAGTCCAACTCATGCCATCAAACAAGTGTTCTCTGCTCTGGAAGATCGAATTGTAACAAGCGATTACAGAAAAGGATGTCCCATTGCCACGACAGCAATGGAAGCTGCGAATCAATCAATCCCTGTGGCAAATGCTTGTAAAGAGGTGTATGCTTTATGGTCAAAAACAATCGAATCTTACCTAATTCAAAATGGGTACAACCCGAGAGTTGCAAAAACACTTTCTGTTTCCATCCTTTCCTTATGGGAAGGAGCCCTTCTCTTGTCAAAACTCCAAAAGTCTCCCGAACCTCTTCGAATGGCTCAAAAAACCGCAGATCTTTTGCTCAAAACTTAAAATGAAAAACGATTTCATCTAGAATTCAAAATCAACGTTACAATTAAATATAGGAAATGAAACAAATGAAACCTCTATCAAAACAAAAGTCCATCTCGATACTTACCATCATTGTCTTGGTATGTTTTACATTGTATTTTTTAGGATATCCGAATGAAAACATCCAATGGGATGTATCTTCAAATCCAATCACTAACCAAATTCCTAAACCGAAGGGTAAATCCAATTTGGTATTTTCCATCTTAAAAACGGGAGAAGCAAAAACTCTAGAAGGGTTTGTGATTGAAGGTGGCTCAATTTTGAAAATGGTCACTGTTTCCCATTCCAGTTTTTACATCCAACACCCAAAGGGAAATTTTCTTTTTGATACTGGCCTTGGAACCAATATCGAAGAACAGTTCGCCGTATTTCCTTTTTACTTAAAACTATTAATGGAATACAAACTGATTGAAACAACAAAATCCCAATTACAATCCAATAAAGTTGATATCAATTCGATTGAAGATGTATTTTTTTCACACCTACATTGGGACCATGCCAGTGGGCTTAAGGATTTTCCAAATGCAAAGATTCATAGTGTGAAAGAAGAATTAAACAATCCAAAGATTGAATTAGGTTACATTCCTTCACAATATGAAGGTGAATCGGTAAAATGGAAATATTTAAATTTTTCAAATACACCTTATGCATCTTATGCGAAAAGTATCGATTGGTATGGAGATGGAACTGTTGTTTTTGTTCCTATGAAAGGTCATAGTGAAGGTTCAGTTGGTTTATTTTTACATACAGAAAATGGAGAAACATACTTTTTAACAGGTGATATTGTTTGGCGGAAAGAAGGATTTGTGAATCTCAAACACAAACCTCGTGGCGCAAGATGGATTGTCGATTTTGATACAAAAGAGTTAGGAGAAGAAATCGCTCGTGTCCATCAGCTTCTAATCGATAACCCTGGACTCAAAGTGATCCCTGCCCATGACTATGATTCACAATTCCCGCTTGGGTTTTATCCAAAAGTAATTGGTGGAACCAAACTTTTGACAATGGAGTGATCAACAAAATTAGAAAGGTAAAATCCATTGGGGTTTCAAAATCAATGAAAGAAACTGAAAATCATATTTAGATTCCCCAATCCAAATTTTAAGATTACCCGTTTGTATCTTTGTTTTCCGTCTCCACCGACTTCTTTTGGAGTAACAGTCCTTTGATCCCTTGTAAGGATTGTTCCAATCGTTCGATTTCTTTTTGAATGGAGTCTCGATTTTCTTGGATCACATTGTGATAACCATGTGCTTTGCCCATAAACTCGTGGTAGTCAAGTGATACTTGGTGGAGAGCTGCATCCCATTGTTTGGGAGCAATTCGTCTTTTTTTCCAATAAACCTTTTTGCCAATACCATAGAGCCATTGGCCCATACCAATAGCATGTAAAGGCACAAGGATATACAACGAAGCAATGATGACCTTGCTATAGGATACTTCTTTGGCAAACAAACCCCAAAAGTAGAGCCAAAGTGCAGAAAGAAAAACTACCGAAACAGTCAAATTGGCTTTTGGTGTACTTGGAGAGATTGAGTTAAAAATAGAAAGGAGGATGACAGAAAAGATTAGTAAAAGGAGAACTTCCCAGGGGACTAATGTAAAAAATAAATCCCAAAACTTTTGAAAGTTTTCCCAACTGGTTTTGATCTGATTGATCGTAGTTTGGATTTCAACAATTTGGTTTTGGATTTTTTGAAAGAAGTCTGTGATCGCTGACATGAACCAAATACTAAACAAAATCAAAAATCAGGCAAGTGGTTTCTTTGTCCGATTTATCTCACCAAGCACCACAAAAAATTTACTCGTATTGTATGCGATTTTGGTGATACCATTTTTCGTTTATCACGAATCCCATCTTCCATGGCATTATGTGTTAGTTTTATGTTTGGTCTCTTTATTCGTCGGACTTCTCATTACTTATATAAGTTTATATATCATCCAATTGTACTGGAGAGAAACGTTTCATCCATTGGTTGAAATTGGAGTGTTAATCCTCTTTATCTTTGCTCTTTGGTTAGCAGAAGTGTTGATGTTTGAAGCAGGAACCGTCTTTTTATTTATCTTTGTCATCATCGCATTTTTCATTCGGATCTTACAATTAACAGAATATGCAAGGCTTTTACTTGCGTTTTGTCTTGTTGCAAGTAATGCTTTTATTTCATTTAAAGCATTGCAAGGTGCTGAGGTTTTATCTGCGTATTTATTATTTAAAAACAAATACCAAATAGAAGAAAAAAACTTAAACAATTGGGTTATCACCAATGAAAAAGAACATTGGAATGAAGAACTTCAATTTGGTTTTACATTACCAGAGGGAATGTTTTTTTATAAACCAGATGATCTAACCTTGGAAAACAAAACAGGTGTAGGTCAAATTGCTGGTCTTTTATCATTTAGCGATCATGATGCAGAACGGTATCCATTTGTAAGGATTTTTTATTTTCCTGATTATGTTGGGTTTCAAAAAGAACAAGCGATCCAAGAATTTTCAGAATTTTTAAAAATACAAGTCAGTAAAGGTGACATCGAGGACTTACAAGAAATCCAACAAAAAGAAATCGAAGAATTTATCTTAGTCAGTAAATTTTGGACATTTTATGATTTGTTACGGCCCCGTTATTCAAAAACAGGTTTTATGATCATAGAAACAAATAATCACGATAAACTTTTGTTACATATTACTGAAAATTTAGAAAAAGGAGAAATTCACGAATCAGTCATTCGTGAATTTTTAGCATCAATTCGATTCAGAAATTGATTGTAACGCAATGAGTGAAAGTGGATCAACTAACACTCCATTAATTTTTGCACCTAAATGTAAATGAGGGCCAGTGGACATACCAGTAGTCCCTACTGTTCCAATCTGTTGCCCTTGTTTCACTTGTTCTCCAACTTTTACTTTGATTTCATCTTGGTGCATATAAAAAGAAAAGATTTTATTCCCATGATCGATGATGGTAAAATTTCCTTCATAATATGTTTTTTGCGCTAAAACAACTGTTCCATCTTGAATGGCATAAACAGGAGTTCCCGTTTTCCCTCTAAAATCAACACCTCCATGAGGACGACCTTGTTTGTTATTATAATCGCGTCTTACATAGAATTTACTTGTGATGTAAATAGACTCTAAAGGATTTTTAAAATTCTTTTGGAATTGTAATTGGCTTGATTTTGAAAAGGCAAGTTCTTTTGCGTTTTTGCATTCTTGGATAAAATCCAATACTTCCTTCGGCAATTCCTTAGTGACAAACTTTTCATCGACTTTGATTTGTTGGTTTTTTTTGATCACTTGGAACTTAGTTGGTTCTAAGATAATTTGGTATTGTTTTTGTCCACGTTTGACAAAAAAGATTTTGGAAACAATCTCTAAGGTCATTGCTCCTGCTGGAGTGTCAGGAGAGATTGGCAAAAATGCGATCATACTATTTTCGCGTTTGGTTAAAATGACATCCTTGCCTAACCAACTTACTTTGTAGGATTCGTTGATCCATTTTTTATCTTTTGGAGTTAATCGTAAAAAGATAACCTCACCACGGCCAAACCTGCGAGCTTCCATGAGTAGCGAAAAATTTTTCTCTTCTTTTTTTACATAATAATTTCCTGAAGACATTGTGTGTTTGGGGGATTTCTTTTTATTCTCACGAGATTCAGCAGGTACTGCTTGGACAAAGAAAATGATTATGAAGAATATTGAAAGATAACGAACCATCTCTCCAAATTTCGGCTATTTTGTTTTGGCGGATTCGTTAAATTTTTGCACAAACGCAACAAATTCTGGCTCAGGTAATGGTTTGCTGTATAAATACCCTTGGATCATATGACAACCCAAGTCATGTAACAAATCCCTTTGTGCAGGGTTCTCAACACCTTCCGCTATCACTTCTAAACCAAGAGAATGTGCCATATTGATGATTGCCTTACAAATAGCGCGATCATCTTCATTGAGTTCCAAATCTACAACAAAGGATCGATCAATTTTAATCACATCAGCGTTGATTTTTTTGAGATAACTCAGTGAACTATAACCAGTTCCAAAATCATCAATCGAAACTTTGATACCGAGGTCGGATAAATACTCAAATGCCTCGATACTTTTTTCTGGATTCTCCATGATCGAACTTTCAGTAAGCTCTAATTCAATTTCTTCTGGATTGATTCCAAATTGTAAAATTGTGGCTTGTACACGATGAGACCAGTTAGCGCGCGCTAGTTGTTTACCACTCACATTGATACTAAGTGGAAAAGTTGGTAGATTCTTTTCACTCCAAGTTTTTTTCAATCGACAAGCTTCTTCTAAAACCCAATCCCCAATTCTTTCGATGATACCCGAGTCTTCTGCAACGGGAATGAATTCAATCGGTGGAACCCAACCTCTTTCTGGATGTTTCCACCGGATGAGAGCCTCGGCTCCACAAACTTGGTTGGTAATCGTAGAGATTTTAGGTTGGAAAAATAAAATTAACTCTTCGTTTTGGATGGCCTTTCGAAGTGAGTTTTCAATGTACAAACGTTTTTCGGATCGTAAAATGAGTTCGTTTGTATAAAATTTATAATTATTTCTGCCTAATTCTTTTGCTTTGTACATGGCCATGTCAGAATTTTTTAGTAACTCGGCAGATGTTACACCGTCATTAGGTGAAAGAGCAATTCCCATACTCACAGTTGTGAACAAATCTCTTCCCATGATATGAAATGGTTGGCTTAAGATATCTAAAATTTTTTGCGCAAACTCAGCAGCCGCACTTTTATTTGGAACATCAACTT
Encoded proteins:
- a CDS encoding peptidoglycan recognition protein family protein, which gives rise to MRENFKKRFRESRNGVCGSKSHFLLLDLNPLCQNLVKISLIFLISTGCSRFFVRTPNFTTIQIPNLIPFSEAEGIKKDQWQKLAKPRDQNLISAIILHNSGKRKFSDFFRLSVENQFLFHLYIDSNGTIYGDPMFLTREWTASPGIDTESIHIVYEGTQETLYNQNKQREVLQKTIQYLAESLYIPKSNFDIISKKGIFTHNQAKRRFGGFVDFSPCGSELALNQILKEIGGTFYEEDDWKDRFVTGWVLKKENKDLLKESFHPTNGRGITKAEKIIFTQLEKTDKGFTPEEYRVKYTFRGKIKPSCVVLHYTAIPDYFRSLRTLEARNLTASIMVDTNGKAYQLVDVIEDRAAAATGTNDNCIQIEIVAKDTEELLKQPEQIQKVKDLVLELTSKYKIPLSNERLEDLSGVFSHTQAKKKWGGSIFLNAKDFDPGEEYMELILNSIGGKYFPEPEWKNRSAMDWAILYRNFQP
- the pepN gene encoding aminopeptidase N, whose protein sequence is MKQLFSIFTLGSLLFLIHCKFNQPNYHLTLQEAEYRYETIENIKYNLEINLSPKESFTGKVNIQFVGKKIRDLRLDYFQGEIKSIILNGEALTDFEYKKGQIQLPSNRLMIGNNTVSVSFETPYAKTGNGLHKFLDPDDKETYIYSQFEAFHANKMFPCFDQPDLKATFQLQVTAPKNWKVISTTLPTSQNKSENPEEVLHQFPESKKISTYVFSLHAGPYQVWEDKAESIPLRLFVRKSLAKYVEPKDWFTFTKEGFAFFNSYFGIPYPFEKYDQVIVPEFNFGAMENVAAVTFSERFVSRSPMTRSQRENLSDVILHEMAHMWFGDLVTMKWWNGLWLNESFATYMASLAQAKNSEFQETWISFFEKMKQWAYEEDGYSTNHPVEAKVNDTEEAFTQFDGITYGKGASVIKQLVFFIGEESFQKGVQNYLRKYSYSNSTLLDFLKELEFVSGFSMKKWSKDWLETKGTNQIELTTVCADNHLYGKIIQSAPGPENKLRDHKTILGLYFFDKTNKQVSYEQFPVVYSGRSSEAILEVKSCPDYVLFNAEDHDFVIWKWTDVNKQNLEFVLEYDKDPMRKLILWTDYFRQVSLANITFDEFKDSSVRLYQIETDTKIKRWILSKLASDNGYTYLTSRFWFPESKRNANLDSLQNFLLDELKKVKAGSDEQRYLFLSLIDSTYTEVSQKRLYDILENKLSFSGLKLDQDLRWSMIIKLSSLEQDRNKIQSFIDREKKLDPSSRGVNSSLAAEASEPNPEVKQKWIQVLLNPKTSNLSSSTLRVVSYSLFPEYQKNIQLQFLDQYFDALDKFQHTDDENYLDAFAKSLTPDFCTDETLLILKKFTNNHPKLPVPVKKTLLKQIDSEKKCIQMKYKHKELMTQ
- a CDS encoding TRL-like family protein, with protein sequence MVQKKILLSFILLILLQLFFVSCASPGFGPRGFIFTKTKIGVFGTGEPSKRRVTSCVHSILGLFSFGNASFEFLKSRSKIQTVTETNWTTLVVLGVYANLCVEISGNE
- a CDS encoding TRL domain-containing protein; this translates as MKVKLQKIQFYFVFLILLGYLSSCANLGQPQGLGPTGLLYASYTIAVSERPLPKQSLKQGKACLKRIGFFYVTGDGSILSAAQEGGIQEVFRIEKEATNYLSLYSTLCTVVWGI
- a CDS encoding glycerophosphodiester phosphodiesterase, whose product is MKLILSFSKLYIAVSFFSLLVVNCATVETPNRLRKDIDLQGHRGARGLKPENTWPAFEEAIKYKMVTLELDTVLTKDKRVVIHHDSDTNPVICQNVDGTQIQKKSLYELTLAELQALDCGSKQNPNFPKQIPVPGTKLLSLEEFFELVLKHEKKTKEVYEFNIETKFPDDGSAPDSLVKEHTEKLIQIIEKYKVVERSTIQSFDMRTLSVSKLKNSKIKTSALFVPTYFQGFLMTIGLGNGYRETILGLAIEKQADIVSPYFLYVTPRFVKTSHDKGMMVIPWTVNTEKEMNRLVTCGVDGIISDYPDMLDKVVRKKN
- a CDS encoding helix-turn-helix domain-containing protein, whose protein sequence is MEKVNHFRNYRERRNLTRIQLSEKLNIPRSAIELLESEEWIRSKFDYVVLVSKELGLSLIDLIRNEFDYDLEREFFNEEEFEEIVARYANARVTLILSELKLFCRNAKVRLDDFDVTELSFSMGSLHKLITLNQKLERGEISTKDALVEFPPKWGKFSNRSN
- the fliG gene encoding flagellar motor switch protein FliG, which encodes MINKKPSLTGRQKAAIFLVAVGNEVASEIFKHLREDEIEQITFEIARLDKITPEDKEKVLVEFNELMMAQEFITNGGIDFARGLLEKALGNQKAIDIINRLTSSLQVRPFDFIRRTDPAHLLNFIQGEHPQTIALILSYLDPQKASNILSNLPHQIQAEVAKRIATMDRVSPDVLREVERVLERKLSTLASEDYTSAGGIDSVVEILNLVDRGTEKTIIEALEEEDPELAEEIKKRMFVFEDIVLLDDRAIQKVMREVDNTDLAKALKSVDSEVQDKIFKNMSKRAANLLREDMDFMGPVRLKDVEDAQQKIVNIIRKLEEAGEIVVARAGEDELVV
- a CDS encoding TetR/AcrR family transcriptional regulator yields the protein MGKKGSVTKQRIIEVMAGLLEENGYEATGLSELGRETDTPKGSLYFHFPGGKEELTSLSILHSGEQLNEFFNFILSKSESPTHAIKQVFSALEDRIVTSDYRKGCPIATTAMEAANQSIPVANACKEVYALWSKTIESYLIQNGYNPRVAKTLSVSILSLWEGALLLSKLQKSPEPLRMAQKTADLLLKT